ACTTCCTCGCGGCGGTCATCCTCTACGTCCTGGCCAGCTCCGGGGTGCGAGGGTTCGCCTTCACGCTCGGCCTGACGACGCTGATCGACCTCGCGATCTTCTGGCTCTTCACCCACCCGATGCTCACCATCCTGGCCCGCGGCAAGTTCTTCGCCTCCGGCCACCCGTGGTCCGGCTTCGACGTCAACACGCTGCGCCAGGCCAAGGTGCGCTACAAGGGGCGGGGCAACTTCGACATCGAGGGCGGCCCGGCCGATCGTGACAACCCGGCGCAGGTGCCGGCAGAGGGAGGCGCACGATGAGCCGCATGGCGGACTGGGGCAACGACCTCTACACCGGACGCCGGTCGATCGACTTCGTCGGCAAGTCGAAGAAGTGGTACATCTACTCGGCCGTCATCATGGCGATCGCCGCGCTGGGCTTCGTCGTGCGACCGATCAACCTCAGCCTCGAGTTCACCGGCGGGTCCGAGTTCCGGGTCGCCACGCAGTCGGCGCCGGCCAACTACGAGGACCTTGCCACCGGGGCGGTGCGCGACATCGCCGGAGCAGGTTCGTCGGCCAATGTCTCCACTCTCGGTGGCAGCACCGTGCGGGTGCAGACCGAGGAGCTGAGCGCCGACGAGGCGCGCGAGGTCTCCGGGGCGCTGTCCGAGGCCTTCGACGTGCAGGGCAACAAGGTCAGCTCCAACTTCATCGGGCCCTCGTGGGGCAAGTCGGTCAGCCAGCAGGCCCTGCGGGCGCTCGTCGTCTTCATCGTCCTGACGACGGCGATGATGGCGTTGTACTACCGCAACCTCAAGATGGCGCTGGCGTCGATGATCGCGTTGGCGCACGACATGCTCATCACGGTCGGCATCTACAGCTGGACCGGCTTCGAGGTGTCGCCGGCGACGATGATCGGGTTCCTCACCGTCCTGGGCTACTCGCTCTACGACACCGTGGTCGTCTTCGACCACGTCAAGGAAAACACCCGAGCCGCCTTCGCCAACCGCCGGATGAGCTTCGACCGCGCGGCCAACCTGGCGGTCAACCAGACCCTGGTGCGCTCGATCAACACCACGGTGATCGCCAACCTGCCGGTCGTCGCCGTGATCATCATCGGCTTCGCCGTGCTCGGCCCGGGGACCCTCCTGGACCTCTCGCTGGCGCTCTTCGTCGGTACCACGGTCGGCGCCTTCTCGTCCGTCTTCATCGCGACGCCACTGCTGGTGGACCTGCGACGCAAGGACCCCGAGGTCGTCAAGCTGGCCAAGGAGGCGCAGAAGTACCAGGCACGGCAGTCGCGCGAGCCCGCACTGGCCACGGCGGGCGCCCCGGCCTCCGCAGCGGTGAGCAGCCCGGTGACGTCGCCGCAGGCACGCGAGACCGGGTCGTCCGCGCCGTCCGATGACGCTCCGGACGCGTCGGGGGAGGCGCAGACCGTCACCGGACGCAAGGTCCACAAGTACGCCCAGTCCAGTGGCCCGCGCAACCAACCCAAGAAGACCCCGCGCAACCGCCGGGGCAAGGAGTGAGCGCAGCCTCGCTCGAGCAGCGGATTCTCGGCGCGCTGCGCGACATCCCCGACTTCCCCGAGCCCGGTGTCACCTTCAAGGACATCACCCCGCTGATCGCGGATGCCGAGCTCTTCGCCGAGGTCGTGCGCGCCCACGCGCAGCCGTGGCAGGGGAGCGTCGACGCCGTCGCCGGCCTGGAGGCGCGGGGATTCATCTTCGGCGCAGCCATCGCCGTGCACCTGGGGCTGGGCTTCATCCCGGTGCGCAAGGGCGGCAAGCTGCCCGGCCCGACGGTGGGTGTCGACTACGCGCTCGAGTACGGCACGGCACGCATTGAGATCCACGAGGACGCGGTGGCACAAGGCTCCCGGGTGCTCGTCGTGGACGACGTCCTGGCGACCGGTGGGACGGCCGCTGCGGCCTGCACCTTGCTCGAGTCCTGCGGGGCCGTGGTGCCCGGTGTCGAGATCCTCGTGGAGATCGAGGCGCTGCGCGGTCGAGACGCTCTGGCAGGTCGTGCCGTGCGGAGCCTGGTCACGGTCTAGGCTCCCTGCATGAGCGAGCGCAACACCGGGAGCGGCAGCGGGTTCTCCCCCCGCTCGCTCGCCCGTGCATCCTTGGCCCGGTTGGGCAGTGGTCGTGCGGCGACTCCCGGAGTGCTGGACCCCCTGCTGCAGATCGTGCGGCAGAGCCACCCCAAGGCCGACCTGTCGATCATCGAGCGCGCCTACGACGTCGCCGAGCGCGCCCACGAGGGCCAACGACGCAAGAGCGGCGACCCCTACATCACCCACCCGCTGGCGGTCACGACGATCCTGGCCGAGCTCGGCATGACGCCCGTAACCCTCGCGGCAGCACTGCTCCACGACACGGTGGAGGACACGGACTACTCCCTCGAGGAGCTCGAGGAGGAGTTCGGCGCCGAGGTGGCCAAGCTCGTCGACGGTGTCACCAAGCTCGACAAGGTCACCTACGGCGACAACGCGCAGGCCGAGACCGTGCGCAAGATGATCGTGGCCATGGCCCGCGACATCCGCGTCCTCGTCATCAAGCTGGCCGACCGGCTGCACAACGCACGGACCTGGCGTTATGTCTCGGCGGCGTCGGCGCAGCGCAAGGCCCAGGAGACCTTGGAGATCTACGCTCCGCTCGCCCACCGCCTCGGGATGAACACCATCAAGTGGGAGCTGGAGGACCTCTCCTTCGCCACGCTCTACCCCAAGGTCTACGAGGAGATCGTCCGGCTCGTCGCCGAGCGAGCACCTGCTCGCGAGGAGTACCTCACGACGGTCAAGAGCCAGGTCGTGACCGACCTGCGCGAGGCCCGGATCAAGGCCACCGTCACAGGGCGGCCCAAGCACTACTACTCCGTCTACCAGAAGATGATCGTCGGCGGCCGGGAGTTCGGCGAGATCTACGACCTCGTGGCCGTGCGGGTGCTCGTCGACACCGTGCGCGACTGCTACGCGGCGCTGGGTGCCCTGCACGCCCGGTGGAACCCCCTTCCCGGGCGGTTCAAGGACTACATCTCGCTGCCGAAGTTCAACATGTACCAGTCGCTGCACACGACGGTCATCGGACCACAGGGCAAGCCGGTCGAGATCCAGATCCGAACCCACCAGATGCACCGCCGGGCCGAGTACGGCGTCGCGGCCCACTGGAAGTACAAGGACCGTGGCAACCCCGACGGCGGTCGGGTCGACGACGGCCAGGCGGGGGAGATGGCGTGGCTGCGCCAGCTGCTCGACTGGCAGAAGGAGACCGCGGACCCCAGCGAGTTCCTCGACTCCCTGCGCTACGAGATCAACACCCGAGAGGTCTACGCCTTCACCCCCAAGGGGCAGGTGATCGCCCTTCCCGCCGGGTCGACGACCGTCGACTTCGCCTACGCCGTGCACACCGAGGTCGGCCACCGCTGCATCGGTGCCCGGGTCAACGGCCGCCTCGTGCCGCTGGACTCACCCCTGGAGAACGGCGACGCGGTCGAGGTGCTGACCTCCAAGGCCGAGGGGGCCGGTCCCTCGCGCGACTGGCTCAACTTCGTGCGCTCCGCCCGGGCCCGCAACAAGATCAAGCAGTGGTTCACCAAGGAACGCCGCGAGGAGATGGTCGACTCCGGCAAGGAGGCCATCGCCAAGGTGGTGCGCAAGCAGAACCTGCCGCTGCATCGCCTGGTCACCGTCGAGTCGCTCACCGCCGTCGCGAGTGAGCTGCGGCGTCAGGACGTCGACGGCCTCTACGCCGCGGTCGGCGAGGGGCACGTGTCGGCGCAGCACGTCGTCTCGCGGCTCATCGCGGCCGCCGGGGGGCAGGACGGCGCCACGGAGGACCTCGCCGAGGCGACGGTGCCCGGTCCCATCGGTCGCAGCCGCAGCACCAACGACCCCGGCGTCGTGGTCAAGGGCATGGACGACCTGTGGGTCAAGCTCGCCAAGTGCTGCACCCCGGTCCCCGGCGACGAGATCATGGGCTTCATCACCCGCGGCAACGGAGTCTCCGTCCACCGCGTCAACTGCCCCAATGCCACCTCCCTGAAGAAGGAGTCCGAGCGGCTCATCGAGGTCGAGTGGGCGCCGAGCAGCACGAGCGTCTTCCTCGTCCAGGTCCAGGTCGAGGCACTCGACCGGGCCGGCCTGCTCTCCGACGTCACCCGCGTGCTCTCCGAGTCGGGGGTCAACATCCTCTCGGCTGCGGTGCAGACCTCACGCGACCGGGTGGCGATCCTGCGCTTCTCCTTCGAGATGGGCGAGGTGGCCCACCTCAGTCACGTGATCGAGCAGGTCAAGCGGATCGAGTCCGTCTTCGACTGCTTCCGGATCACCGGGGGCACGTCGAAGGGTTAGGCGGCCAGGATCGTCAGCCCCCGAACTCGTCGAGGCCCTTGCGGGCCTGCTCCAGCCAGGTCTCCTGGGCCTCGAGCTGCTCGCGCAGCTTGGCGGCGCGGGAGGTGTCGCCCTTCGCCTCGGCCTTGTCCACGTCCTCGCGCAGCTCCGACACCTTGGATTCCAGCTGGGTGACCATCGACGAGGCGCGGGCCGACAGCTCGGGGTTGGTGGTGGACCACTTCTTGTCCTCGAGGTCGCGCACGGCCTGCTCGACCTTCTGCATCCCCTTCTCCATCCGGGCGATGTCCCCACGGGGCACCTTGCCCGCGGCCTCCCACCGGTCCTGGATGTCGCGGAGGGCGGCCTTGGTCTTGTCCAGGTCCTTGATCGGCAGGAGAGCCTGGGCCTCGGCGAGGATGGCCTCCTTGGCCTCGAGGTTGCCGCGGTGGGCCTCGTCCTCGGCCGCGGCCTCGGCGTCCTTGGCGTTGAAGAAGGTGTCCTGGGCGGTGCGGAAGCGCTCCCACAGCCTGTCGTCGTCGTTGCGCCCGGCGCGACCGGCCCTGCGCCACTCGTCCATGAGGCGCCTGAATGCCCCGGCGGTGGAGTTCCAGTCGGTCGACGTCGACAGGCGCTCCGCCTGCGCGACGAGGTCCTCCTTCACGGCCTTGGTCTCGCCCCGGCTGACCTCGAGGTGCGCGAAGTGCGAGCGGCGCGCCTTGTCAAAACCGTTGCGGGCCTTGGAGAAGCGCTGCCAGAGCGCGCTCTCGACGTCCTTGTCCAGCCGGACCTTGCCGCGCTGGTGGCCCTTCCACTCGTCGAGCAGGGCGCGCATGCGGGCCGTGGACTGCTTCCACTGGACCTTCTCGATGGGCTGCGCGGCGATGGTCTCGGCCTCCGCGACGATGGCCTCGCGCTCTGCGGTGGCGACCTTCTTGGCCTCGGCGCGCTGGGCCGACTCGGCCTGACGCTTGGCGGCCAGGCCCTCCTCGAGCTCGGTGATGAGGGTGGCCAGGGCCGGCAGGTCGCCGACGACGTTGGGCTCCTCGGCGTGCTCGCGCAGGCTCTTCAGGCCGTCGCCGATCTCCTTCGCGGAGACGTCCGGGACGTCGAGGCGTTGCCGCAGCAGGCTCGCGGAGGCGAAGAGCTCGTCGTACTTGCGGGCGAAGTACTGCAGCGCCTCCTCGGGCGTGGCGTCGGGGTAGGAGCCGACCTCACGTTCGCCCTCGCCCGCACGGACGAAGACCTTGCCCTCCTCGTCGACGCGGCCGAAGGCGGCCGACGCCGAGTGGTCGGTCGTGATCGCAGGCACCTCAGGGCTCGGGGTGGCAGTCGGTCGGGGGGCCATGCGGGCCAGGGCCGCAGGCGAGGGCGCCGAAGGGCGCGGGGCGTTGGTCTCGTCACTCACATGCCCGAGGTTACCCAAGGGCGTGGCGCGAGGTGGCCCGCACGTAGGCTTGGACCGTGCTGACCCTCTCCTTCCCGGCGCAGGCCTTCGGGACAAACTGCTATGTCATCGCTGACGGCCCCGGCGAGGAGTGCGTCATCGTCGACCCGGGCATCGGGATCGAGGAGACCCTGCGCGAGGTGCTGACGGCCCATCGGCTCAAGCCGGCCGCGGTGCTCCTCACCCACGGCCACGTCGACCACATCTTCTCCGTCACCCCTGTCTGCGGAGGGGACCTGGCCGCCTACATCCACACCGACGACCGCTACCGCCTCGTCGACCCGCTGGGCTCGTCGTCCTTGGGGCCGCAGCTGAGCGGGATGCTCGAGCAGCAGTTCGGCAAGAAGGTCACGTGGCGCGAGCCGGAGACCATCGTCGAGGTCACCGACAGCCAGACGGTGACGGTGGCCGGCATCGACCTCGAGGTGATCCACGCGCCGGGGCACACCGAGGGGTCCGTCATGTTTGCGATGGGGCAGGTACCCGAGGGCGTGCCCGCCGATGCCGAGGTGGACCGCACGCTCCTCACGGGTGATGTGCTCTTCGCCGGCTCCATCGGGCGCACCGACCTGCCCGGAGGGTCGCACGAGGCCATGCAGGACTCCCTTCGTCGGGCTGTCCATCCGCGTGCCGACTCCAGCCTCGTCCTGCCCGGTCACGGCCCCGCGACGACGCTGGGCCGTGAGAAGGCGACCAACCCGTACCTGCAAGGACTGTCATGAGCACCCCCCGCGCCACCAAGATCACGCCGCTGTCCGGGTTCCCCGAGTACCTGCCCGAGCAGCGCGTCGTCGAGCAGCACTTCCTCGACGTCATCCGCTCGACCTTCGAGCTGCACGGCTTCCCGTCGATCGAGACCCGCTCCGTCGAGCCCGTCGAGAGGCTGGTCGGCAAGGGCGGTGACGCCGACAAGGAGATCTACGGGATCCACCGTCTCGCCGATGCCGAAGGGGGGAGCGCCGGCGGTGGCCGCGAGAGCGAGCTCGGCCTGCACTTCGACCTCACGGTGCCCTTCGCCCGGTATGTCGTGGAGAACGCCGGCCGGTTGACCTTCCCCTTCCGCCGTCACCAGATCCAGAAGGTCTGGCGCGGTGAACGCCCGCAGGAGGGGCGCTACCGCGAGTTCACCCAGTGCGACATCGATGTCGTCGACACGGGGGAGCTGGCGCCGCACTTCGAGGCCGAGATGCCGCTGGTCATGGCGGAGATCTTCGCGAAGCTGCCGATCCCGCCGATGGTCATCCAGGTCAACAACCGGATGATCCCGGAGGGCTTCTACCGGGGCCTGGGGATCGAGGACGTCGCCGGCACCCTGCGCATCGTCGACAAGCTGGACAAGATCGGTCCGGACAAGGTGGCGGCGCTGCTCGTCGAGGCCGGACGCACCGCGGAGCAGGCGCAGGCCTGCCTCGACCTGGCGGCGATCCGGACGCCGGACACCTCCTTCGTCGAGAGGGTCCGGGCTCTCGGTGTGGAGCACCCCGTGCTCGACGAGGGGCTCGCCGCGCTGTCGGCCGTCATCGAGACCGGTGCCGCTGCGGCGCCGGGCGCGATGGTCGCGGACCTGAAGATCGCTCGCGGCCTGGACTACTACACCGGCACCGTCTACGAGACGCAGCTCATCGGCTACGAGTCGTGGGGCTCCTTCTGCTCCGGCGGCCGCTACGACGAGCTGGCCAGCGACGGCAAGAACACCTACCCCGGCGTCGGCATCTCGATCGGCCTCTCCCGGCTCCTCGGTCTGCTCCTGGGCAAGGGACTGGTCGGGGCGAGCCGCAAGTCGCCGTCGGCGGTGCTCGTGGCCGTGACGGACGAAGGGAGTCGCCCGGCCTCCGTCGCCGTGGCCACCTCGCTGCGGGCGCGGGGGATCCCGTGCGAGGTGGCTCCCGCGGCCGCGAAGTTCGGCAAGCAGATCCGCTTCGCCGAGCGGCGTGGCATCCCGTACGTGTGGTTCCCGGGAGCGTCGGACGACGGTGGCGACCAGGTCAAGGACATCCGCTCGGGCGATCAGGTCGATGCGGAGGCTGCGTCCTGGGAGTGCCCCGTGGAGGACCTGCGTCCCCAGGTCATCGCGCTGGGGGAGTAGCCGTCAGGCTCGCGGATGCTGCCAGGCCCAGGGCTGTCGATGGCCGACGAGGCCCTCGTCCTGGATGCGCTCGGCCTCCGTCCGGTAGATGGCGTCCGCGTACGGAGGCAGGCGACGTCCGGCGCCGTTGCGGGCCACCATCTCGGGGACTCCCCACCTGTCGTCGGTGACCTCGTCAGCGGAGCCGGGGCCGTCGGGGACGATGGCGATCCGGTGTCCCGTGCGGGCGAGCGCACGCTCGATCGTTGCCAAGGACAACGCTGACGCATCGACCTCCGCGCGTCCCACCATGGATCTGCTCCACCCGAGGTCCTCCGCGAGGGCTCGTTGGCTGATGGACCGCTCACGGCGGTGGCGGCGCAGCACCAGGCCCACCCGCGCACCTGTCGTCAGCCGGGCACGTGCGCCGTCCACGGCCTCGATGGGAAGCGGGACGGCGTATCCCCGTGGGGCGCGTGAAGGGCCCTCGTCATCATCCGGGCTGGCGGGCCACAGGAGGCAGTCCAGGCAGTCCTCGCAGTCGCCCGGCTCCTGGCAGGTCTCGCAGGGCATCGGGCACGCGATGGGATCGTCCATGCTCCACCGTGGCCCAGCGTTCAGCGCCCCGGGCCGGCACGGCGTCGGGTGTGGATGACTCGATCTGGCGGGGGAGGGGTGTGGGCAACCGTGGCTGCCTCGGGGGTCTGCGATGGCTCCCGTTCTGCTCCTCCTGGTGGGTCAGAGGCCGACGTGACCCACCAGGAGGAGCAGAACGGGAGGCGCGGGAGACACCCTCTGCGTCACCGTTTCCTGCCCTCCGGTGGTGGGCGGGCCGCTCAAAGACCCGCGATCTCTGGTCCGGCGATCTCGGGACCGGGCGGACGCAGCCCGCAGTCGGCCAGCTCCAGCAGCGCGAGCTCGCGGATCACCCGGGAGTCCCCGCGCCGCCAGGCGCCCGTCGGGTCGTCGCTGATCCGGGCGAGCCGTTGGAGCGGTTGGTTGGCCATGGCGCGGAGCGCGAAGAGGTCCAGGTCGTCGACGGAGTCGACCAGCGACTGGGCGGCCGTGGCACGTCGCACGAAGCGCCACCGCGCCGCCAGCCAGAAGGCGCCGACGATGAGGATCGGGGTGAGCGCGGTGACCCATCCCAAGATCGTCGCCAGGGTGTCGACGGCGGAGACCAGGTCGCGCCCGGCGTCCTCGATCGAGGACCCTGCCCCTGCGGCATCGCGGAAGGGCTTGGCCACCTTGTCGTCGAGGAGCGGCAGATCATCGACGTTGTCACCGGCCGTCGTCAGCTTGTCGCGGAAGCCGCGACCGGCACTCTCGAGGCGACGACCCGGCTCGCCGAGCGAGAGGGTCGTGTCGTGGACGGCCTTCCCGACCCGCGCCCAGAGCAGGATCCAGCCGAGCATGAGCAGGTCCGCGGCGATCTGACCGATCCGACGGGAGGGCAAGTCCGCATAGATCTTCATGGGGCCATTAGACTCCCCGGCGTGGTCGCGACCACCCGTGGGCACAACGGAGTGCCCACGGTTCAACCACACCCACGGTTGCGACGCCGCAGACCGCTTCAACGACGCAGACCCCAGGAGTGTCGCCGGTGACCACGACGTCCTTGGACCGGGCGGTGCGCACCTGGCTCACCCAGCTGGACGTCGAGCGGGGAGTCTCCGCCCACACCCTCTCCGCGTACACGCGCGACTCCGACCGCTACCTCGAGCACCTCGCCGCCCACGGCGTCACCGATCCGCTGGACGTCACCGAGGCCCACGTCGCCGGCTTCCTCGCCGCCCTGCGCACGGGGGACGACACCCACCCGCCGCTGGCCGCCAGCTCGGCCGCGCGGACCCTCGTCGCCGTCCGCGGACTCCACAAGTTCTTGGCGCTGGAGGGCATCACCCAGCACAACCCGGCCGAGGACGTCGCCCCGCCGACACCCCCTTCGCGCCTGCCCAAGGCCATCCGACTCGACGAGGTGACCAGACTCATCGACGCCGCGGGGGTGGGGGACGGGCCGGTCCCGCTGCGGGACCGGGCGCTCCTGGAGCTGCTGTACGCGACCGGGGCGCGCATCTCGGAGATCGTCGGTCTCGACATCGACGACCTGGACCTCGAGGTCGGCGCGGTCCGCCTCCTGGGCAAGGGCAACAAGGAGCGGGTCGTCCCCGTCGGGTCCTAT
The genomic region above belongs to Janibacter limosus and contains:
- the secF gene encoding protein translocase subunit SecF, whose product is MADWGNDLYTGRRSIDFVGKSKKWYIYSAVIMAIAALGFVVRPINLSLEFTGGSEFRVATQSAPANYEDLATGAVRDIAGAGSSANVSTLGGSTVRVQTEELSADEAREVSGALSEAFDVQGNKVSSNFIGPSWGKSVSQQALRALVVFIVLTTAMMALYYRNLKMALASMIALAHDMLITVGIYSWTGFEVSPATMIGFLTVLGYSLYDTVVVFDHVKENTRAAFANRRMSFDRAANLAVNQTLVRSINTTVIANLPVVAVIIIGFAVLGPGTLLDLSLALFVGTTVGAFSSVFIATPLLVDLRRKDPEVVKLAKEAQKYQARQSREPALATAGAPASAAVSSPVTSPQARETGSSAPSDDAPDASGEAQTVTGRKVHKYAQSSGPRNQPKKTPRNRRGKE
- a CDS encoding adenine phosphoribosyltransferase translates to MSAASLEQRILGALRDIPDFPEPGVTFKDITPLIADAELFAEVVRAHAQPWQGSVDAVAGLEARGFIFGAAIAVHLGLGFIPVRKGGKLPGPTVGVDYALEYGTARIEIHEDAVAQGSRVLVVDDVLATGGTAAAACTLLESCGAVVPGVEILVEIEALRGRDALAGRAVRSLVTV
- a CDS encoding RelA/SpoT family protein codes for the protein MSERNTGSGSGFSPRSLARASLARLGSGRAATPGVLDPLLQIVRQSHPKADLSIIERAYDVAERAHEGQRRKSGDPYITHPLAVTTILAELGMTPVTLAAALLHDTVEDTDYSLEELEEEFGAEVAKLVDGVTKLDKVTYGDNAQAETVRKMIVAMARDIRVLVIKLADRLHNARTWRYVSAASAQRKAQETLEIYAPLAHRLGMNTIKWELEDLSFATLYPKVYEEIVRLVAERAPAREEYLTTVKSQVVTDLREARIKATVTGRPKHYYSVYQKMIVGGREFGEIYDLVAVRVLVDTVRDCYAALGALHARWNPLPGRFKDYISLPKFNMYQSLHTTVIGPQGKPVEIQIRTHQMHRRAEYGVAAHWKYKDRGNPDGGRVDDGQAGEMAWLRQLLDWQKETADPSEFLDSLRYEINTREVYAFTPKGQVIALPAGSTTVDFAYAVHTEVGHRCIGARVNGRLVPLDSPLENGDAVEVLTSKAEGAGPSRDWLNFVRSARARNKIKQWFTKERREEMVDSGKEAIAKVVRKQNLPLHRLVTVESLTAVASELRRQDVDGLYAAVGEGHVSAQHVVSRLIAAAGGQDGATEDLAEATVPGPIGRSRSTNDPGVVVKGMDDLWVKLAKCCTPVPGDEIMGFITRGNGVSVHRVNCPNATSLKKESERLIEVEWAPSSTSVFLVQVQVEALDRAGLLSDVTRVLSESGVNILSAAVQTSRDRVAILRFSFEMGEVAHLSHVIEQVKRIESVFDCFRITGGTSKG
- a CDS encoding DUF349 domain-containing protein, with the translated sequence MSDETNAPRPSAPSPAALARMAPRPTATPSPEVPAITTDHSASAAFGRVDEEGKVFVRAGEGEREVGSYPDATPEEALQYFARKYDELFASASLLRQRLDVPDVSAKEIGDGLKSLREHAEEPNVVGDLPALATLITELEEGLAAKRQAESAQRAEAKKVATAEREAIVAEAETIAAQPIEKVQWKQSTARMRALLDEWKGHQRGKVRLDKDVESALWQRFSKARNGFDKARRSHFAHLEVSRGETKAVKEDLVAQAERLSTSTDWNSTAGAFRRLMDEWRRAGRAGRNDDDRLWERFRTAQDTFFNAKDAEAAAEDEAHRGNLEAKEAILAEAQALLPIKDLDKTKAALRDIQDRWEAAGKVPRGDIARMEKGMQKVEQAVRDLEDKKWSTTNPELSARASSMVTQLESKVSELREDVDKAEAKGDTSRAAKLREQLEAQETWLEQARKGLDEFGG
- a CDS encoding MBL fold metallo-hydrolase yields the protein MLTLSFPAQAFGTNCYVIADGPGEECVIVDPGIGIEETLREVLTAHRLKPAAVLLTHGHVDHIFSVTPVCGGDLAAYIHTDDRYRLVDPLGSSSLGPQLSGMLEQQFGKKVTWREPETIVEVTDSQTVTVAGIDLEVIHAPGHTEGSVMFAMGQVPEGVPADAEVDRTLLTGDVLFAGSIGRTDLPGGSHEAMQDSLRRAVHPRADSSLVLPGHGPATTLGREKATNPYLQGLS
- the hisS gene encoding histidine--tRNA ligase codes for the protein MSTPRATKITPLSGFPEYLPEQRVVEQHFLDVIRSTFELHGFPSIETRSVEPVERLVGKGGDADKEIYGIHRLADAEGGSAGGGRESELGLHFDLTVPFARYVVENAGRLTFPFRRHQIQKVWRGERPQEGRYREFTQCDIDVVDTGELAPHFEAEMPLVMAEIFAKLPIPPMVIQVNNRMIPEGFYRGLGIEDVAGTLRIVDKLDKIGPDKVAALLVEAGRTAEQAQACLDLAAIRTPDTSFVERVRALGVEHPVLDEGLAALSAVIETGAAAAPGAMVADLKIARGLDYYTGTVYETQLIGYESWGSFCSGGRYDELASDGKNTYPGVGISIGLSRLLGLLLGKGLVGASRKSPSAVLVAVTDEGSRPASVAVATSLRARGIPCEVAPAAAKFGKQIRFAERRGIPYVWFPGASDDGGDQVKDIRSGDQVDAEAASWECPVEDLRPQVIALGE
- a CDS encoding helix-turn-helix domain-containing protein; its protein translation is MDDPIACPMPCETCQEPGDCEDCLDCLLWPASPDDDEGPSRAPRGYAVPLPIEAVDGARARLTTGARVGLVLRRHRRERSISQRALAEDLGWSRSMVGRAEVDASALSLATIERALARTGHRIAIVPDGPGSADEVTDDRWGVPEMVARNGAGRRLPPYADAIYRTEAERIQDEGLVGHRQPWAWQHPRA
- a CDS encoding site-specific tyrosine recombinase XerD, which encodes MTTTSLDRAVRTWLTQLDVERGVSAHTLSAYTRDSDRYLEHLAAHGVTDPLDVTEAHVAGFLAALRTGDDTHPPLAASSAARTLVAVRGLHKFLALEGITQHNPAEDVAPPTPPSRLPKAIRLDEVTRLIDAAGVGDGPVPLRDRALLELLYATGARISEIVGLDIDDLDLEVGAVRLLGKGNKERVVPVGSYATQAVQSWLVRGRPDLSSSGRAGPALFLNRRGARLSRQSAWAAITAAAERADLSGHVSPHTLRHSFATHLLEGGADVRVVQELLGHASVTTTQIYTMVTVQQLREVYAQSHPRAR